Proteins encoded by one window of Rouxiella chamberiensis:
- a CDS encoding GNAT family N-acetyltransferase, which produces MSELKKEPYSQDFSRADLLSLSETLEGCVALGASVGFVPPFGQAEALAFWHQLLPAFAAGDRRILVARLEGRIVGTVQLVTDMPGNGEHRADVVKLLVHPEARRQGIARKLMQMIEKVAKSENKSLLVLDTVTNSEAQALYHSLGYELSGIIPDYAMSTKGVLESTSVMYKKI; this is translated from the coding sequence ATCAGTGAATTAAAAAAAGAGCCGTATTCGCAGGATTTTTCGCGCGCCGATCTGCTGAGTTTGAGCGAAACACTTGAAGGTTGCGTGGCGCTGGGGGCAAGCGTCGGCTTTGTACCGCCTTTCGGGCAGGCCGAAGCGCTGGCCTTCTGGCATCAGCTGTTGCCTGCCTTTGCCGCAGGCGATCGCCGCATTCTGGTCGCGCGGCTGGAAGGCAGAATAGTCGGCACGGTTCAGCTGGTCACCGACATGCCCGGTAACGGTGAACATCGCGCCGACGTGGTGAAGTTGCTGGTGCATCCAGAGGCAAGAAGGCAGGGAATTGCCAGAAAGCTGATGCAGATGATTGAAAAGGTAGCCAAAAGCGAAAACAAATCCCTTCTGGTGCTCGATACCGTGACCAATAGCGAGGCGCAGGCGCTCTACCATTCGCTCGGCTATGAGCTTTCCGGCATTATTCCGGACTACGCCATGTCCACGAAAGGCGTTCTGGAATCGACCAGTGTGATGTACAAGAAAATCTGA